DNA sequence from the Candidatus Fluviicola riflensis genome:
GGCAGTTGAAGATATCGATGAAATCATCAAAGTAAGTGATGCGCTGATGGTGGCGCGTGGCGATTTGGGCGTGGAAGTTCCATACCAAAATGTACCGTTGATCCAAAAAATGCTGATTCGCAAAGGACATTTATATGCCAAACCGGTGATCGTTGCCACGCAGATGATGGAAAGCATGATCACGAATATTTCACCGACCAGAGCTGAAGTAAACGACGTGGCGAATGCTGTACTTGACGGTGCCGATGCGGTGATGCTTTCAGGAGAAACTTCCGTAGGTAAATTCCCGATTGAAGTGATCAAAACCATGGCCAACATTGTGCGTGAAATGGAGAACTTTGAGGGAATCTATAACAAAGAACAATTGCCTGAGAAATCACAATCGCGCTTTATTTCCGATTCGATTTGTTTCAACGCTTGTCGTTTGGCACAGCGCGTGGAAGCCGACGCGATCATTACAATGTCGTATTCGGGTTACACGGCTTACAAAATCGCGTCACAACGTCCGAATGCGCCGATCTTTGTGTTCACTGCAAACAAAGAAATCCTCACGCAATTAAACCTGGTGTGGGGCGTGAAATCGTTTTATTACGACAAAAAGGTCAGCACCGACCACACCATTGCCGATATTAAATACCTGCTTACCAAAGAAGGATTGCTTAAACAAGGGGATTTGGTGATCAATATTGCGTCTATTCCGATTGAGGAAAACGGAAAATCGAATATGTTGAAATTGAGTTACGTAGAATAAATACTTACCGTTTGGTATGGAAAAGCGCCTTGGCAAGACTGTCCGGGGCGCTTTTTAGTTTTCTAAACGGTGTTTGAAAACGAAATTCGAGTATTCGCAATATTGCGAACACTCGAATTCTCGAAATCAATTTTTGAGAACCGGCCAATGGCCAAAATTGTGAGTTAATCTGCTTACTTAATCGCAAAACGCGCTGCAAGCGCACCACCGAAATAGACCTCAGTGTATGGGAAAAGTCTAAAAGACGGCCCTACATCTAAAGCAAAGTTCAGTGGAATTTCAGTAAACGTGTACTCAATTCCCAATACGCCATCAACACCACCATAGGTTCCGCTGTTGTAATAATGATCGTGATGCCAGTGGCCATTATCGTGACCGTAATTCCAAAAGCCGATATGACCACCGACTCCCCAGTACCAATCAAACCCTTGTCCTAATCCGTAGTTGCGTTCATACAATCCTTGAAAAAAGAATGTATTCCTACCGCCACCCAAACGAAACTCGCCCGCAGAAGCACCAAAGAAGTGTTTTAGATTCAGTGATCCGTAATACGGAAAACCGCCTTTGACCCCGATTGCTGTTTTGTACTGTTGCCCAACTGCTGTAGAGAGCAGAGCAATTGCAAAAATGAATGTGATCCCTAACTTTTTCATAAGATGTGAGTTTATTGCGAAAATATACTCAATCTAGTCTTCCTGCCAAAGTAAACGCCACACGTTTAGCAAATTTTGTGACACCGTCAACTGAAAAAGCCTCCATCACAGCCAAGTAAACTCCAATGCCGGCTTTCGTATTATTGTCGTTGACACCATCCCAGCTCAGGTTTCCGGTTAATCCCAATAATTCGCTCTTTGTCACTTCGCGAATTAGGCGGCCCTGATCGTCAAAAATCCGGATTGTTGCGATCATTCCGGGTTGTGGCATCGTATAAAAAAACTGTATTACGTCTTCCAAACCATCATTATCAGGTGAGAAAATCGGTAATACGGTCCCGAAATCCCCTGTTACGCCACCAATCTGGTACTGGGAATTTTGTCCGCCTGGTGTGCCGAAACCAATTGGTTCTGCTGCAGTGTGCCAGTTTCCTTTAGAATTGGACAATCCCGCCGGATCAATGCGCTCAAGCGTCTTGTTTTCCGTTTCATCAATCAATGACAAATGCCAGTCTGCTAAATAGGAAACCTTATCCAATACAACTGAATCGTAGATGAGGTAAATGGTAGAAGAATCGTTGTTGAGAGCAGGAATGCTCATCTGATAAAATGTGCCAGCAACTGCCGCCGGGAATTGATCTTTCTGGAAAGAACTATCAGCTGTCAATACCACATATTCACCAGGGAAAAGCAGGTAATTGTCGATAATCGGGTAAATGTCTCCGATTGTATCGTTATCAAAATTGGCAATGCCGTAATCCTTCAAATTCAATACTTTCGACGAACGGTTAAACAACTCCACGAAATCAGTTCCGCCTGTTCCCGGATCAAACAGAATTTCATTGATTATCAAATCGCCTGCTATCGGAAGATCTGCCAACGCAAATTGTCCGGAAAGAGTTGTGGTGTTAAGCCAGCAATCGCTCAGTGTTCCAATAGTAAAAGTGTAAAGCTGACTCGCCATCAGGTTTTCGTTGAAAGTAACCATCACCGAAGTAGGAAACGGATCAAGAATGCTATAATTGTTTACTGTCAAAAGCGGATTTACCAGCATCACCGAATTGGCAACCGAGGTCGAATCCATTCCTTCGGAAAAATACAATTCAACTTGGTTGGGAGCCAATGCGTTCGCTAAGACTAATGAAGGAGCTTGTGTATCAGGGGTGATATCGTAAACGCTGTTTTGCGCGCCCGGAGTTCCGCCTGCGAGTGAGTTACTTGCCGTCCAGTTTGCCTGATCCGAACAAGGATCGTTGGGATTGATCAATTCCAGCGTGTAGCCGCCTTCCTGTTTAATCGGATTGTTGTACCAATCATCGGTATATGCTACTTTATCGATGATTACCGAGCCGGTATCTTTCAGTACAACATCATCGCTTGCGTTGTTTAAACTCGGGAAACTGGTGACTCCGAAACCTGTTGGAAATGAAGGCAAAGACGAAGTGGCACATAAAATTTTGTATTCACCCGGTAAAATCCAACCAGCAGTAATGGTTCCATCAGCTGAAGCATCGCCTATTCTCCAATCTGTAAGGTCAAAAATCTTGTTGCTGACATTATGAATTTCAATGAATTCCAGTTCCGGTAAACCAATCGCAGGAGTAGGATCGGCCATAAATTCGGTAATGATTACATCCCCCGGCGCTGCAATCTCACTTATTAAAAACGTACAATTCGTAGTTAAATTCGTAGCGGTATTTCCCGCCAGATCATCAATAGAAGCAACAGTTAACTGGTAAGTTTGCCCGTTTTGGAGATTGCCCGAAAGGGTTAAATGTACCAACGCTCCGTTTCCGCCATCAATAACTGCAGATTGTACAGCAACAATCGGATTCAAGGCGTAATTTCCGGCTGTTGTAGCTGCTGCGCCTGAAACGACTTCATTGAAGAGTATATCTATTTGCGTAGCTGAAATCACGGTTGAACTTGTAATTGCCGGAGCTTGCGTATCAAAAATTTCAGGACCCGCGTAAACATTGTCGAAGAAAAACTTGTTGGCGTTGCTCAAGGTATATGTTCCCAAAACTCCGAAATGCGTTCCCAATAAGTTTGTTGCGTCCGTTCCCGAACTTTGGAAAGCGTAATTGATTCCGCCTGCTGCATCTACGTACAACGACCACAATCCGGCATTGTTGCGGACTACTCTGATGCCGACCGTAAATGAATTGGCAATTTGAGCGCTGGTTCCGGCACAAATTTCAGTTGAAACACTACTGACCGATTTGAATAAACGAATCGCGTCCAATGATCCGGCTTCGCCCAATTGCAGGTAAAATCCATCGGGATTGGTTGTAAGGTCAGCTGCTGCAGAAGTGAGGTAAATCCGTCCGAAATTGCTGGAAGACGGTGAGAAGGATTGTTTAGCCCAAATGCGCCATTCCTGGCCGTCGAGCGTGCTTAATCCGTGCGGAGTGGATAGATAAGAAGTCGCAGCTATTGTGTTATTGATTTGCAATTCGTTGCCTGCGTTGACAATGAAATCAGCATCAGTGCCGCTCCAAACGGGATTTGCGGTGAAATTTCCATCCGAGAAATCATCGGTGAGCTGTGCCCATGAATTAGCGGTCAAGGAAAGTAATAGTAAAAGAAAACCCGTTTTCATATCCATTCTGTAGGGAATAAAGATAAAAAAACGGGTTGATTTCTATGTTAAACAGACGTTGTTTTTACAAACGCGGTCAGAATTTGTCTTACAAACTAACGGTTCCTTCCGGAATCGCCTGATTGATGAGTTTCGTAATTCCTTTCAAATATTGTTTTTCGTCAGAAGAACAAAACGAGATCGCTTTACCGGTAGAACCTGCGCGGCCTGTACGGCCAATACGGTGTACATAAGTTTCAGCCACTTCTGGCAATTCGAAATTGATCACGTGACTCAGTTGATCTACATCAATTCCGCGTGAAGCGATATCGGTTGCAACGAGAATTCTGATTTCGCGGTTTTTGAATCCTTTCAACGCACGCTCGCGCGCATTCTGCGATTTGTTTCCGTGAATGGCTTCCGAACGAATTCCGAATTTGTTCAATTCTTTAGCAACGCGGTCAGCACCATGCTTGGTGCGGGTAAATACCAATGCGTGTTCGATGTTTTCTTTTTCGATCACACGTTTCAGCATCGAACGTTTTTCTTCTTTTTCTACGTAGTACAACGTTTGTGTAACCAATTCGGCAGTAGAAGAAATCGGATCGACCTGTACATTTGCCGGATCAAACAACAAGGTTCCCGCCAATTGCTTGATTTCCGGAGAAACGGTTGCAGAGAAGAAAATCGTTTGTTTGTTTTTCGGCAATTTGGCCAACACTTTCTTGATATCGTGGATGAAACCCATGTCGAGCATGCGGTCGGCTTCGTCCAACACAAAATGCGTGATGTGCTGCAAGGTAATGAAACCTTGTTGCATTAAATCGAGCAAACGGCCAGGTGTAGCGATCAGGATATCAATTCCCGCGCTTAATTGATTGACTTGTTTGTGCTGCGAAACACCACCGAAAATAACGGCCGAACGCAATTTGGAGTTTTTACCGTAATCACGGAAACTTTCACCAATTTGAATGGCTAACTCACGTGTAGGTGCCAAAATCAGGGCTTTTACGTTGCGTTTTCCTTTTACTTCTGTCGGTTCTAATAATTGAAGAAGTGGCAAGGCAAATGAAGCCGTTTTACCGGTTCCTGTTTGTGCACATCCGAAAATGTCGCGTCCTGCTAAAATGTGTGGAATAGATTGTTCCTGGATAGGGGTTGGTGTGGTGTAACCCACGGCTTCGAGCGCATCCAATAAGGATTGACTCAAATTTAAATCTTTAAATAACATGTATTTTTGGTATGTATTTCCGAACTGGATGTCACGTGTGTTTGTACTTTACAACACTCACATATCGGGAAATCAGCATCGAAAAAAATGGTCTTTCAACCTGATTGCGGTGCGAAGATACGACAAAAACGCGAAAAAGAGTTAAAAAGCAGTTAGGAGCGCAAGATCCGTGAAAGATTGATCTTGCTAACAGCGCGTTTATCTTCCCAAATCATGTAATTTTACCCCGAATTTTATTCCAGATAACAAACATGAATGTAGCTGTTGTAGGCGCTACCGGAATGGTGGGCCAGGTGATGTTGGAAGTGTTGAAAGAACGCAACTTCCCGATTACACAATTGATTCCCGTAGCTTCTGAAAAGTCGGTCGGTAAAATGATCGAATTCGGAAGTTTGCAATTTCCGGTGGTCGATTTGGCTACGGCGGTTTCCATGAAACCCGATGTGGCGATCTTTTCTGCCGGTGGTGAAACATCGCTTGAATGGGCACCGAAATTTGCTGAAGTTGGAACGACTGTCATCGACAACAGTTCTGCATGGCGCATGGATCCGGATAAAAAACTGATCATTCCAGAAATAAACGGTGACGAACTCACTGCCACAGATAAAATCATTGCGAATCCGAATTGCAGCACGATTCAACTTTTGCTCGCGTTGGCCCCGCTGCACAAAGCGTATACGGTAGAACGCGTGGTGGTTTCGACGTACCAATCCATTACAGGAACAGGCGTAAAAGCCATGCAGCAATTGGAAAATGAGCGTGCTGGCATTACCGGCGAAATGGCGTATCCGTACCCGATCGATAAAAACTGTTTGCCGCATTGCGATTCGTTTTTGGATAACGGTTACACCAAAGAGGAAATGAAACTGACGAAGGAAACCAAGAAAATCCTTGATCCTTCGATTCGGGTTACGGCAACTGCTGTGCGTGTTCCTGTTGTTGGTGGCCATTCCGAAGCGGTGAACGTGGAGTTTAAAAACGATTTCGATCTGGCAAACGTGCGCAAGTTGTTGCATGAATCGGATGGAATCACATTGAAAGACGATCCGACATCCAATTCCTATCCGATGCCGCGCTATGCGCAAGGTAAGGACGATGTGTTTGTGGGAAGAATTCGCCGCGACGAGTCACAGGAAAATACCCTGAACATGTGGGTGGTTGCTGACAACCTGCGAAAAGGAGCAGCGACCAATGCCGTGCAAATTGCGGAGTTGCTGGTAAAAAAAGGTTTTTTGACGGTATAATTTTTACAAACAATTTTCCGGCTGTTTGAGCGTTTTAGACACAAAGAGATGAATTTCAGAATGAAACAATGGTTGTTGGCAGGTTTACTGCTTGTGTGTGGTGTCGCTTTCGGGCAACGTCAAACCAAATTGTCGCGTTCTGAAATTGGCATCATGGTCGGTGGATCGTATTATATCGGTGATCTGAACGCCATGAAACACTTTAAAAATACCAACCTTGCCGGCGGGATTATCTACCGGTTCAATATCCATTCACGTCTTACCTGGCGTTCCAATTTCATGTATGGTTTTGTAGAAGGTTACGATTCGGATGCCAGCCGCGATGTGTTGGTCAACCGCAATCTGTCGTTCCAAACTGAACTGTGGGAGTTGGGAAGCGGTGTTGAATTTTCGTATTTCCCGTTTCAGATCGGCCACGACCGTTACCGCGGAACGGCCTATTTATTGGCGGAATTGGCCTTGGTTCACATCAATCCGACAACCGATTACAATGGCGATCAGATTGAATTGCAACCGTTAGGAACCGAAGGACAAGGAACCAGTGCTTCCGATAAAAGTAATTATGGCCTGAATCAATTGGCGGTTCCTTTGGGAATTGGTTTTCGTCTTTCATTGGGCAAACGTGCTTCCGTGGGAATGGAATATGGCATTCGTTTCCTGTTTACCGATTACCTGGATGACGTAGGCGGTTACCGTTATGCCGATCCAACGATTATCGCTGCCGAAAACGGCCCGCTCGCCGCCGAATTGAGCAACCGCAGTTTAGACGGTTCACGCTTCGGCAGAAGAGGCAATCCTGCTTCGCGTGACTGGTATTCGTTTTTCGGCGCCACGTTGACGTTCCGTTTGGGCGATCCTTCGAAATGCCATTTTACGAATCAGTAAATTTCTGTTGATTTTTCGACCTTTGATTTGCCGTTTTTTCTTTCCGTAATATTGCGGGATTACTGAATTTAAATCATTGAAAAACAGTAATTAACATTGGGTTTTTTCAAAAAACAACCACATTTCCACCTATTTCGGTTATTCAGAAAAAAGCACACCTCTCACAAAATTTCTTGCTCAATACCGAATACCACTATCTCGTAAACAACTCCTTGTTACCATTCGATCCGGTAATAAGTAACGCATTGTTTTCGGCATACCAGGTTCCTAAAAGCACAGATTGCCACTTTCCTTCAGCGTAAGCAATGATGTACAAATTCTTTCCTTTTGTATACCATCCAACTCCCGGAATTTTTCCGGTACCGTTATCCGCGCTCTGACCGGAATAATCAGAACCGCTCATGGTGGCTGAACTTCCGTTGTCGGAAATACTTCCATCTGCATAAAATGTCATTGATTGCGAAAACGTAGATCCCATGTAATTATCTCCGGAACCGGAATTATAGGTTTCGCTTTTGGTCCATTTTCCTTGCAGGGCAACCGGAAATGTTACACCAGCCGGAAATAGTATTTTTTCAGGAATTTTTTCTGTTTGAGTCGAAGCTGTTTCGCTTTCCTTTGCCATAGCTTTCTCCACAGTAAAAGGTACTTCAGCACGTTCACCGTTCATTTCAACGATCAATTTACAATTCAGCACAGCGTCCATTCTTTCAGCGGTTAAACCGAAATTGAGTGTGTTGGTACTTTCTACGGCAGTTCCTGAAAAAGAATTGCCGGTTACAGTTCCTGAAATGACATAGGTTTGCTGCGAATCCTTCATGTCTCCGGATACGGTTGTGTCATCTTGTAACAGGTTCATGACAACTGCGTCTCCGTTCACTGTTCCGTAATACGTTCCGCTCCACTGTGCAAAAACCGGGGCTACCAAAAAAAGACTCATAAATAGTGCTGCTGATTTCATTGACCGATTGTTTTCACTTCCAAAATAGGAAAAAGGCATCAACTTTCCGGTATTCGCGGTGAATTATTCCTGTGATAACAAAGTGGGAGTTTTAAAAAAACAACCTCCCATTCACCCATTCAGGGTCCAGTATCGCTTCGTGTTTTTTATAGAATTCCAATGCGGGTTCGTTCCATTCCAGCACTTGCCAGTCCATGCGTTTGACGCCGCGTTCTTTGGCAATCGCCACTACTTCCTGAAACAATCGGCCACCAATTCCCCCACGGCGGTATTCGGGCAACACATAGAAATCTTCGAGGTACAAACAACGGCCTT
Encoded proteins:
- the pyk gene encoding pyruvate kinase, with amino-acid sequence MKKTKIVATLGPASTSDKEVLRQMMLEGVNVCRLNCSHGSHADHKRNIDMIRELNKETGLNVAILADLQGPKIRTYEMENNGVMLENDSIVTIVTDKIVGNAERFGISYQHMPRDVKPGERILLDDGKLMMEIVSTDGKTEIKAKVIHGGILSSKKGVNLPNTYISLPSLTEKDREDLDFALNEDVDWIGLSFVRSARDIIELKHIISQQHRKARVIAKIEKPEAVEDIDEIIKVSDALMVARGDLGVEVPYQNVPLIQKMLIRKGHLYAKPVIVATQMMESMITNISPTRAEVNDVANAVLDGADAVMLSGETSVGKFPIEVIKTMANIVREMENFEGIYNKEQLPEKSQSRFISDSICFNACRLAQRVEADAIITMSYSGYTAYKIASQRPNAPIFVFTANKEILTQLNLVWGVKSFYYDKKVSTDHTIADIKYLLTKEGLLKQGDLVINIASIPIEENGKSNMLKLSYVE
- a CDS encoding DEAD/DEAH box helicase, with amino-acid sequence MLFKDLNLSQSLLDALEAVGYTTPTPIQEQSIPHILAGRDIFGCAQTGTGKTASFALPLLQLLEPTEVKGKRNVKALILAPTRELAIQIGESFRDYGKNSKLRSAVIFGGVSQHKQVNQLSAGIDILIATPGRLLDLMQQGFITLQHITHFVLDEADRMLDMGFIHDIKKVLAKLPKNKQTIFFSATVSPEIKQLAGTLLFDPANVQVDPISSTAELVTQTLYYVEKEEKRSMLKRVIEKENIEHALVFTRTKHGADRVAKELNKFGIRSEAIHGNKSQNARERALKGFKNREIRILVATDIASRGIDVDQLSHVINFELPEVAETYVHRIGRTGRAGSTGKAISFCSSDEKQYLKGITKLINQAIPEGTVSL
- a CDS encoding aspartate-semialdehyde dehydrogenase gives rise to the protein MNVAVVGATGMVGQVMLEVLKERNFPITQLIPVASEKSVGKMIEFGSLQFPVVDLATAVSMKPDVAIFSAGGETSLEWAPKFAEVGTTVIDNSSAWRMDPDKKLIIPEINGDELTATDKIIANPNCSTIQLLLALAPLHKAYTVERVVVSTYQSITGTGVKAMQQLENERAGITGEMAYPYPIDKNCLPHCDSFLDNGYTKEEMKLTKETKKILDPSIRVTATAVRVPVVGGHSEAVNVEFKNDFDLANVRKLLHESDGITLKDDPTSNSYPMPRYAQGKDDVFVGRIRRDESQENTLNMWVVADNLRKGAATNAVQIAELLVKKGFLTV